One Anaerotignum faecicola DNA window includes the following coding sequences:
- the spoVAC gene encoding stage V sporulation protein AC yields MQDSVINKQLYSKMADLASPNSNIVVNCLKAFFVGGGICAVSEMFRTYLSSFDFTNDEVSLIINIVLIGITALLTGMGLFSKIGKFSGAGTFVPITGFANSMVSPAVEFKKEGWILGLAAKIFTVAGPVIVYGILSSMLVGFAYFYLGKVM; encoded by the coding sequence ATGCAGGACAGCGTTATAAATAAACAGCTTTACAGCAAAATGGCTGATTTGGCTTCGCCTAACAGTAATATAGTTGTTAACTGCCTGAAGGCGTTTTTTGTGGGCGGAGGAATCTGTGCTGTTTCGGAAATGTTCAGAACTTATTTATCGTCATTTGATTTTACAAATGATGAAGTTTCGTTAATAATTAATATAGTGCTTATCGGCATTACGGCGCTGCTGACAGGAATGGGGCTTTTCAGCAAAATTGGGAAGTTCAGCGGCGCGGGAACTTTTGTGCCAATAACAGGGTTTGCAAATTCCATGGTTTCCCCTGCGGTTGAGTTTAAGAAAGAGGGGTGGATTCTTGGACTTGCGGCAAAAATTTTCACAGTTGCCGGACCTGTTATTGTTTATGGTATATTGTCTTCCATGCTTGTCGGTTTTGCATATTTCTATTTAGGTAAGGTGATGTGA
- the spoVAD gene encoding stage V sporulation protein AD: MNKRIGKQTVKLNMPPVIISTASIVGKKEGEGPLSGYFDRKIDKADFGAESWEKAESKFVSETVSLCLEKAGLKAGDIDYAFSGDLLNQCCGSTFGLRDFNIPYFGLFGACSTFGESLSLGAMAVDGGYAQKVVCNAGSHFCSAEKQFRFPLEMGTQRPPSSTWTVTGVGAAILAKKGDGPKITHITTGTIVDMGIKDANNMGAAMAPAAAKVIAAHFNDTHRKPDYYDVIATGDLGYIGRALLRRLLEAEGYLMGDNLTDCGIEIFDREKQDTHSGGSGCACSAVTYCGYYNTLLSHKKIKKLLLVPTGALMSTTTSQQGESIPGIAHAVSIEME; the protein is encoded by the coding sequence ATGAATAAGAGGATTGGTAAGCAGACTGTTAAGCTTAATATGCCGCCGGTTATCATATCAACGGCGTCGATAGTGGGAAAAAAGGAAGGCGAGGGACCGCTTAGCGGCTATTTTGACAGGAAGATTGATAAGGCTGATTTCGGAGCCGAAAGCTGGGAAAAAGCGGAAAGCAAATTCGTAAGCGAAACTGTAAGCTTATGCCTTGAAAAAGCGGGGCTTAAAGCAGGAGATATAGATTATGCGTTTTCAGGGGATCTTTTAAATCAATGCTGCGGCTCAACATTCGGTTTAAGGGATTTTAACATACCATATTTCGGTCTTTTCGGAGCATGTTCAACCTTTGGGGAATCTTTAAGCCTAGGCGCAATGGCTGTAGACGGAGGTTATGCGCAAAAGGTTGTGTGCAACGCGGGAAGCCATTTTTGTTCGGCGGAAAAACAGTTCAGGTTTCCTTTGGAAATGGGGACGCAAAGGCCGCCTTCTTCTACTTGGACTGTAACCGGGGTAGGTGCGGCCATACTGGCCAAAAAAGGCGACGGGCCTAAAATAACTCATATAACGACGGGAACTATTGTCGATATGGGCATAAAAGACGCAAACAATATGGGGGCGGCAATGGCCCCGGCGGCCGCAAAAGTTATTGCCGCACATTTTAATGATACTCACAGGAAACCCGATTACTATGACGTTATTGCAACGGGAGATTTGGGATATATAGGCCGCGCGCTTTTAAGAAGGCTGCTTGAAGCCGAGGGGTATTTAATGGGCGATAACCTGACTGACTGCGGGATTGAAATTTTTGACAGGGAAAAGCAGGATACCCACAGCGGAGGCAGTGGGTGCGCATGTTCGGCGGTGACCTACTGCGGATATTACAATACGCTGTTAAGCCATAAAAAAATCAAAAAACTTCTTCTTGTTCCTACAGGGGCGCTTATGAGCACTACAACAAGCCAGCAGGGAGAAAGCATACCGGGCATAGCGCATGCCGTGTCAATTGAAATGGAGTGA
- the spoVAE gene encoding stage V sporulation protein AE: MDYLKAFLVGGLICVIGQILVDKTKLTSARILVMFVSLGCILGGLGIYEIIADFGGSGATVPLTGFGWVLSKGVIEEIDKVGFLGIFTGGLKAAAGGVSAAVFFAFLAALIFNPKEKG, encoded by the coding sequence ATGGATTATTTAAAAGCATTTTTGGTCGGCGGGCTGATATGTGTTATAGGCCAGATACTTGTTGATAAAACAAAGTTAACATCGGCTCGTATACTTGTTATGTTTGTAAGCCTCGGCTGTATTTTGGGAGGCCTCGGCATATATGAAATTATTGCGGATTTTGGAGGCAGCGGGGCTACAGTGCCGTTAACAGGGTTCGGCTGGGTTTTAAGCAAAGGCGTAATTGAAGAAATCGATAAAGTCGGATTTTTGGGGATTTTTACCGGCGGCCTTAAAGCGGCGGCGGGCGGAGTAAGCGCGGCTGTATTTTTTGCATTTTTGGCGGCGTTAATATTCAACCCGAAAGAAAAAGGATGA